One segment of Mesoplodon densirostris isolate mMesDen1 chromosome 6, mMesDen1 primary haplotype, whole genome shotgun sequence DNA contains the following:
- the CCAR2 gene encoding cell cycle and apoptosis regulator protein 2 isoform X6, which produces MSQFKRQRINPLPGGRNFSGAASTSLLGPPPGLLTPPVATDLSQNARHLQGGEKQRVFTGIVTSLHDYFGVVDEEVFFQLSVVKGRLPQLGEKVLVKAAYNPGQAVPWNAVKVQTLSNQPLLKSPAPPLLHVAALGQKQGILGAQPQLIFQPHRIPPLFPQKPLSLFQTSHTLHLSHLNRFPARGPHGRLDPGRSDDYDSKKRKQRAGGEPWGAKKPRHDLPPYRVHLTPYTVDSSTCDFLELQRRYRTLLVPSDFLAVHLSWLSAFPLSQPFSLHHPSRIQASSEKLPAPDAGAEPTPTDSDPAYSSKVLLLSSPGLEELYRCCMLFVDDMAEPRETPEHPLKQIKFLLGQKEEEVVLVGGEWSPSLDGLDPKGDPQVLVRTAIRCAQAQTGIDLSACTKWWRFAEFQYLQLGPPRRLQTVVVYLPDIWTIMPTLEEWEALCQQKAAEAAPPPQEVPVETEPTEQAADASEQAADTSKQNAENPEVTAQQEMDTDLPEAPPPPLEPAVMARPSCVNLSIHSIVEDRRPKERISFEVMVLAELFLEMLQRDFGYRIYKMLLSLPEKVVAAPEPEKEEAAKEEEAVKEEAKESKDEVQSEGTAAESDAPPKEDGLLPKPPSSGGEEEEKPRGEVSEDLCEMALDPELLLLRDDGEEEFGAKLEDSEVRSVASNQSEMEFSSLQDMPKELDPSPVLPLDCLLAFVFFDANWCGYLHRRDLERILLTLGLRLSAEQAKQLVSRVVAQNICQYRSLQYSRPEGPDGGLPEEVLFGNLDLLPPPGKSAKPGAAPVEHKGLVSHNGSLINVGNLLQRAEQQDSGRLYLENKIHTLELKLEESHNRFSATEVTNKTLAAEMQELRTRLAEAEDTARTAERQKHQLQRLLQEFRRRLTPLQLEVQRMVEKADSWVEKEEPAPSN; this is translated from the exons ATGTCCCAGTTTAAGCGCCAGCGGATCAACCCACTACCAGGGGGACGCAACTTCTCAG GCGCAGCTTCAACATCTCTTCTGGGTCCTCCTCCTGGTTTGCTCACTCCTCCTGTGGCCACAGACCTGTCCCAAAATGCCAGGCACCTTCAG GGTGGAGAGAAGCAGCGGGTCTTCACTGGCATTGTTACCAGTTTGCATGACTACTTTGGGGTGGTGGATGAAGAGGTCTTTTTTCAGCTAAG TGTGGTGAAGGGCCGGCTGCCCCAGCTGGGTGAGAAGGTGCTGGTGAAGGCTGCATACAACCCAGGCCAGGCAGTGCCCTGGAATGCTGTCAAGGTGCAAACGCTCTCCAACCAG CCCCTACTGAAGTCCCCAGCACCTCCCCTTCTACATGTGGCAGCCCTGGGCCAGAAGCAAGGGATTCTGGgagcccagccccagctgatcttCCAGCCTCACCGGATTCCCCCACTCTTTCCTCAGAAGC CTCTGAGTCTCTTCCAAACATCCCACACACTTCATCTGAGCCACCTGAACAGATTTCCTGCTCGGGGCCCTCATGGACGATTGGATCCAGGCCGAAG CGATGACTATGACTCCAAGAAACGCAAACAGCGCGCTGGTGGAGAGCCTTGGGGTGCTAAGAAACCAAGGCATGACCTGCCTCCTTACCGAGTCCATCTCACTCCCTACACTGTGGACAG CTCCACCTGTGACTTCTTAGAACTCCAGCGCCGTTACCGCACCCTGCTGGTTCCCTCAGATTTTCTGGCTGTGCATCTGAGCTGGCTGTCGGCCTTCCCTCTGAGCCAGCCCTTTTCCCTCCATCATCCAAGCCGCATCCAGGCATCTTCTGAGAAGTTGCCAGCTCCAGACGCTGGTGCTGAGCCCACGCCCACAGACAGTGACCCTGCTTACAGTTCCAAG GTACTGCTGCTCTCTTCCCCGGGGTTGGAGGAATTGTATCGTTGTTGCATGCTCTTCGTGGATGACATGGCTGAGCCAAGGGAGACGCCAGAACATCCTCTGAAGCAAATTAAA TTTTTGCTGGGCCAGAAAGAAGAGGAGGTAGTGTTGGTGGGGGGCGAGTGGTCTCCTTCTCTGGACGGCCTCGACCCCAAGGGCGACCCGCAGGTGCTCGTCCGCACTGCCATCCGCTGCGCGCAAGCCCAGACTGGCATCGACTTGAGTGCCTGCACCAAGTG GTGGCGCTTTGCTGAGTTTCAGTACCTGCAGCTGGGACCCCCGAGGCGGCTCCAGACCGTGGTGGTGTACCTGCCGGACATCTGGACCATCATGCCTACTTTGGAAGAGTGGGAGGCCCTGTGCCAGCAGAAGGCTGCAGAGGCAGCTCCCCCGCCCCAGGAGGTGCCAGTG GAAACAGAGCCTACAGAACAGGCAGCTGATGCATCAGAGCAGGCAGCAGACACCTCTAAACAGAATGCAGAGAATCCAGAGGTCACTGCACAGCAGGAAATGGACACCGATCTCCCAGAGGCCCCTCCACCCCCTCTAGAACCTGCTGTCATGGCACGCCCCAGCTGTGTAAATCTGTCCATCCATAGTATTGTGGAGGACCGGAGGCCAAAAGAAAGGATCTCTTTTGAG GTGATGGTGTTGGCTGAGCTGTTTCTGGAGATGCTGCAGAGGGATTTTGGCTATAGGATTTATAAGATGCTGCTGAGCCTTCCTGAAAAGGTCGTGGCCGCACCTGAACCTGAGAAGGAGGAGGCGGCCAAGGAGGAAGAAGCGGTCAAGGAGGAGGCCAAGGAGTCCAAGGATGAGGTACAGAGTGAGGGCACAGCTGCCGAGTCAGATGCCCCGCCG AAGGAAGACGGGCTTTTGCCCAAACCCCCATCTtctgggggagaggaagaagagaaacccCGGGGCGAGGTGTCCGAGGACCTCTGCGAGATGGCCCTGGACCCCGAACTGCTGCTGCTGAGGGACGATGGGGAGGAGGAGTTCG GAGCCAAGCTGGAGGATTCCGAGGTCCGGTCGGTTGCCTCGAATCAGTCAGAGATGGAGTTCTCATCCCTTCAGGACATG CCCAAGGAGCTGGACCCCTCTCCTGTGCTCCCTCTGGACTGTCTTCTTGCTTTTGTCTTCTTTGATGCCAACTGGTGTGGCTACTTGCATCGGCGAGACTTGGAGAGGATCCTGCTTACCCTTGGGCTCCGGCTCAGCGCAGAGCAG GCCAAACAGCTGGTCAGCAGGGTGGTGGCCCAGAACATCTGCCAGTATCGGAGCCTTCAGTACAGCCGCCCGGAGGGCCCGGACGGGGGGCTCCCCGAGGAGGTGCTCTTCG GGAACCTGGATCTGCTACCTCCTCCTGGGAAGAGCGCCAAGCCGGGCGCGGCCCCTGTGGAGCACAAGGGCCTGGTGTCCCACAACGGCAGCCTCATCAACGTGGGGAACCTGCTGCAGCGTGCGGAGCAGCAGGACAGCGGGCGGCTCTACCTGGAGAACAAGATTCACACACTGGAGCTGAAGCTGG AGGAGAGCCATAACCGCTTCTCAGCCACTGAAGTGACGAATAAGACGCTGGCCGCAGAAATGCAGGAGCTGAGAACCCGGCTGGCTGAGGCTGAGGATACGGCCCGGACGGCGGAGCGACAGAAGCACCAGCTTCAGCGGCTGCTACAGGAGTTCCGAAGGCGCCTGACCCCCCTGCAGCTTGAGGTGCAGCGGATGGTTGAAAAG GCAGACAGCTGGGTGGAGAAGGAGGAGCCGGCGCCTAGCAACTGA
- the CCAR2 gene encoding cell cycle and apoptosis regulator protein 2 isoform X5 yields MSQFKRQRINPLPGGRNFSGAASTSLLGPPPGLLTPPVATDLSQNARHLQGGEKQRVFTGIVTSLHDYFGVVDEEVFFQLSVVKGRLPQLGEKVLVKAAYNPGQAVPWNAVKVQTLSNQPLLKSPAPPLLHVAALGQKQGILGAQPQLIFQPHRIPPLFPQKPLSLFQTSHTLHLSHLNRFPARGPHGRLDPGRSDDYDSKKRKQRAGGEPWGAKKPRHDLPPYRVHLTPYTVDSSTCDFLELQRRYRTLLVPSDFLAVHLSWLSAFPLSQPFSLHHPSRIQASSEKLPAPDAGAEPTPTDSDPAYSSKVLLLSSPGLEELYRCCMLFVDDMAEPRETPEHPLKQIKFLLGQKEEEVVLVGGEWSPSLDGLDPKGDPQVLVRTAIRCAQAQTGIDLSACTKWWRFAEFQYLQLGPPRRLQTVVVYLPDIWTIMPTLEEWEALCQQKAAEAAPPPQEVPVETEPTEQAADASEQAADTSKQNAENPEVTAQQEMDTDLPEAPPPPLEPAVMARPSCVNLSIHSIVEDRRPKERISFEVMVLAELFLEMLQRDFGYRIYKMLLSLPEKVVAAPEPEKEEAAKEEEAVKEEAKESKDEVQSEGTAAESDAPPKEDGLLPKPPSSGGEEEEKPRGEVSEDLCEMALDPELLLLRDDGEEEFAGAKLEDSEVRSVASNQSEMEFSSLQDMPKELDPSPVLPLDCLLAFVFFDANWCGYLHRRDLERILLTLGLRLSAEQAKQLVSRVVAQNICQYRSLQYSRPEGPDGGLPEEVLFGNLDLLPPPGKSAKPGAAPVEHKGLVSHNGSLINVGNLLQRAEQQDSGRLYLENKIHTLELKLEESHNRFSATEVTNKTLAAEMQELRTRLAEAEDTARTAERQKHQLQRLLQEFRRRLTPLQLEVQRMVEKADSWVEKEEPAPSN; encoded by the exons ATGTCCCAGTTTAAGCGCCAGCGGATCAACCCACTACCAGGGGGACGCAACTTCTCAG GCGCAGCTTCAACATCTCTTCTGGGTCCTCCTCCTGGTTTGCTCACTCCTCCTGTGGCCACAGACCTGTCCCAAAATGCCAGGCACCTTCAG GGTGGAGAGAAGCAGCGGGTCTTCACTGGCATTGTTACCAGTTTGCATGACTACTTTGGGGTGGTGGATGAAGAGGTCTTTTTTCAGCTAAG TGTGGTGAAGGGCCGGCTGCCCCAGCTGGGTGAGAAGGTGCTGGTGAAGGCTGCATACAACCCAGGCCAGGCAGTGCCCTGGAATGCTGTCAAGGTGCAAACGCTCTCCAACCAG CCCCTACTGAAGTCCCCAGCACCTCCCCTTCTACATGTGGCAGCCCTGGGCCAGAAGCAAGGGATTCTGGgagcccagccccagctgatcttCCAGCCTCACCGGATTCCCCCACTCTTTCCTCAGAAGC CTCTGAGTCTCTTCCAAACATCCCACACACTTCATCTGAGCCACCTGAACAGATTTCCTGCTCGGGGCCCTCATGGACGATTGGATCCAGGCCGAAG CGATGACTATGACTCCAAGAAACGCAAACAGCGCGCTGGTGGAGAGCCTTGGGGTGCTAAGAAACCAAGGCATGACCTGCCTCCTTACCGAGTCCATCTCACTCCCTACACTGTGGACAG CTCCACCTGTGACTTCTTAGAACTCCAGCGCCGTTACCGCACCCTGCTGGTTCCCTCAGATTTTCTGGCTGTGCATCTGAGCTGGCTGTCGGCCTTCCCTCTGAGCCAGCCCTTTTCCCTCCATCATCCAAGCCGCATCCAGGCATCTTCTGAGAAGTTGCCAGCTCCAGACGCTGGTGCTGAGCCCACGCCCACAGACAGTGACCCTGCTTACAGTTCCAAG GTACTGCTGCTCTCTTCCCCGGGGTTGGAGGAATTGTATCGTTGTTGCATGCTCTTCGTGGATGACATGGCTGAGCCAAGGGAGACGCCAGAACATCCTCTGAAGCAAATTAAA TTTTTGCTGGGCCAGAAAGAAGAGGAGGTAGTGTTGGTGGGGGGCGAGTGGTCTCCTTCTCTGGACGGCCTCGACCCCAAGGGCGACCCGCAGGTGCTCGTCCGCACTGCCATCCGCTGCGCGCAAGCCCAGACTGGCATCGACTTGAGTGCCTGCACCAAGTG GTGGCGCTTTGCTGAGTTTCAGTACCTGCAGCTGGGACCCCCGAGGCGGCTCCAGACCGTGGTGGTGTACCTGCCGGACATCTGGACCATCATGCCTACTTTGGAAGAGTGGGAGGCCCTGTGCCAGCAGAAGGCTGCAGAGGCAGCTCCCCCGCCCCAGGAGGTGCCAGTG GAAACAGAGCCTACAGAACAGGCAGCTGATGCATCAGAGCAGGCAGCAGACACCTCTAAACAGAATGCAGAGAATCCAGAGGTCACTGCACAGCAGGAAATGGACACCGATCTCCCAGAGGCCCCTCCACCCCCTCTAGAACCTGCTGTCATGGCACGCCCCAGCTGTGTAAATCTGTCCATCCATAGTATTGTGGAGGACCGGAGGCCAAAAGAAAGGATCTCTTTTGAG GTGATGGTGTTGGCTGAGCTGTTTCTGGAGATGCTGCAGAGGGATTTTGGCTATAGGATTTATAAGATGCTGCTGAGCCTTCCTGAAAAGGTCGTGGCCGCACCTGAACCTGAGAAGGAGGAGGCGGCCAAGGAGGAAGAAGCGGTCAAGGAGGAGGCCAAGGAGTCCAAGGATGAGGTACAGAGTGAGGGCACAGCTGCCGAGTCAGATGCCCCGCCG AAGGAAGACGGGCTTTTGCCCAAACCCCCATCTtctgggggagaggaagaagagaaacccCGGGGCGAGGTGTCCGAGGACCTCTGCGAGATGGCCCTGGACCCCGAACTGCTGCTGCTGAGGGACGATGGGGAGGAGGAGTTCG CAGGAGCCAAGCTGGAGGATTCCGAGGTCCGGTCGGTTGCCTCGAATCAGTCAGAGATGGAGTTCTCATCCCTTCAGGACATG CCCAAGGAGCTGGACCCCTCTCCTGTGCTCCCTCTGGACTGTCTTCTTGCTTTTGTCTTCTTTGATGCCAACTGGTGTGGCTACTTGCATCGGCGAGACTTGGAGAGGATCCTGCTTACCCTTGGGCTCCGGCTCAGCGCAGAGCAG GCCAAACAGCTGGTCAGCAGGGTGGTGGCCCAGAACATCTGCCAGTATCGGAGCCTTCAGTACAGCCGCCCGGAGGGCCCGGACGGGGGGCTCCCCGAGGAGGTGCTCTTCG GGAACCTGGATCTGCTACCTCCTCCTGGGAAGAGCGCCAAGCCGGGCGCGGCCCCTGTGGAGCACAAGGGCCTGGTGTCCCACAACGGCAGCCTCATCAACGTGGGGAACCTGCTGCAGCGTGCGGAGCAGCAGGACAGCGGGCGGCTCTACCTGGAGAACAAGATTCACACACTGGAGCTGAAGCTGG AGGAGAGCCATAACCGCTTCTCAGCCACTGAAGTGACGAATAAGACGCTGGCCGCAGAAATGCAGGAGCTGAGAACCCGGCTGGCTGAGGCTGAGGATACGGCCCGGACGGCGGAGCGACAGAAGCACCAGCTTCAGCGGCTGCTACAGGAGTTCCGAAGGCGCCTGACCCCCCTGCAGCTTGAGGTGCAGCGGATGGTTGAAAAG GCAGACAGCTGGGTGGAGAAGGAGGAGCCGGCGCCTAGCAACTGA
- the CCAR2 gene encoding cell cycle and apoptosis regulator protein 2 isoform X2, with amino-acid sequence MSQFKRQRINPLPGGRNFSGAASTSLLGPPPGLLTPPVATDLSQNARHLQGGEKQRVFTGIVTSLHDYFGVVDEEVFFQLSVVKGRLPQLGEKVLVKAAYNPGQAVPWNAVKVQTLSNQPLLKSPAPPLLHVAALGQKQGILGAQPQLIFQPHRIPPLFPQKPLSLFQTSHTLHLSHLNRFPARGPHGRLDPGRSDDYDSKKRKQRAGGEPWGAKKPRHDLPPYRVHLTPYTVDSSTCDFLELQRRYRTLLVPSDFLAVHLSWLSAFPLSQPFSLHHPSRIQASSEKLPAPDAGAEPTPTDSDPAYSSKVLLLSSPGLEELYRCCMLFVDDMAEPRETPEHPLKQIKFLLGQKEEEVVLVGGEWSPSLDGLDPKGDPQVLVRTAIRCAQAQTGIDLSACTKWWRFAEFQYLQLGPPRRLQTVVVYLPDIWTIMPTLEEWEALCQQKAAEAAPPPQEVPVETEPTEQAADASEQAADTSKQNAENPEVTAQQEMDTDLPEAPPPPLEPAVMARPSCVNLSIHSIVEDRRPKERISFEVMVLAELFLEMLQRDFGYRIYKMLLSLPEKVVAAPEPEKEEAAKEEEAVKEEAKESKDEVQSEGTAAESDAPPKEDGLLPKPPSSGGEEEEKPRGEVSEDLCEMALDPELLLLRDDGEEEFGAKLEDSEVRSVASNQSEMEFSSLQDMPKELDPSPVLPLDCLLAFVFFDANWCGYLHRRDLERILLTLGLRLSAEQAKQLVSRVVAQNICQYRSLQYSRPEGPDGGLPEEVLFGAYRALRPSGDGGAGCPLPGPSLSLFAARLGNLDLLPPPGKSAKPGAAPVEHKGLVSHNGSLINVGNLLQRAEQQDSGRLYLENKIHTLELKLEESHNRFSATEVTNKTLAAEMQELRTRLAEAEDTARTAERQKHQLQRLLQEFRRRLTPLQLEVQRMVEKADSWVEKEEPAPSN; translated from the exons ATGTCCCAGTTTAAGCGCCAGCGGATCAACCCACTACCAGGGGGACGCAACTTCTCAG GCGCAGCTTCAACATCTCTTCTGGGTCCTCCTCCTGGTTTGCTCACTCCTCCTGTGGCCACAGACCTGTCCCAAAATGCCAGGCACCTTCAG GGTGGAGAGAAGCAGCGGGTCTTCACTGGCATTGTTACCAGTTTGCATGACTACTTTGGGGTGGTGGATGAAGAGGTCTTTTTTCAGCTAAG TGTGGTGAAGGGCCGGCTGCCCCAGCTGGGTGAGAAGGTGCTGGTGAAGGCTGCATACAACCCAGGCCAGGCAGTGCCCTGGAATGCTGTCAAGGTGCAAACGCTCTCCAACCAG CCCCTACTGAAGTCCCCAGCACCTCCCCTTCTACATGTGGCAGCCCTGGGCCAGAAGCAAGGGATTCTGGgagcccagccccagctgatcttCCAGCCTCACCGGATTCCCCCACTCTTTCCTCAGAAGC CTCTGAGTCTCTTCCAAACATCCCACACACTTCATCTGAGCCACCTGAACAGATTTCCTGCTCGGGGCCCTCATGGACGATTGGATCCAGGCCGAAG CGATGACTATGACTCCAAGAAACGCAAACAGCGCGCTGGTGGAGAGCCTTGGGGTGCTAAGAAACCAAGGCATGACCTGCCTCCTTACCGAGTCCATCTCACTCCCTACACTGTGGACAG CTCCACCTGTGACTTCTTAGAACTCCAGCGCCGTTACCGCACCCTGCTGGTTCCCTCAGATTTTCTGGCTGTGCATCTGAGCTGGCTGTCGGCCTTCCCTCTGAGCCAGCCCTTTTCCCTCCATCATCCAAGCCGCATCCAGGCATCTTCTGAGAAGTTGCCAGCTCCAGACGCTGGTGCTGAGCCCACGCCCACAGACAGTGACCCTGCTTACAGTTCCAAG GTACTGCTGCTCTCTTCCCCGGGGTTGGAGGAATTGTATCGTTGTTGCATGCTCTTCGTGGATGACATGGCTGAGCCAAGGGAGACGCCAGAACATCCTCTGAAGCAAATTAAA TTTTTGCTGGGCCAGAAAGAAGAGGAGGTAGTGTTGGTGGGGGGCGAGTGGTCTCCTTCTCTGGACGGCCTCGACCCCAAGGGCGACCCGCAGGTGCTCGTCCGCACTGCCATCCGCTGCGCGCAAGCCCAGACTGGCATCGACTTGAGTGCCTGCACCAAGTG GTGGCGCTTTGCTGAGTTTCAGTACCTGCAGCTGGGACCCCCGAGGCGGCTCCAGACCGTGGTGGTGTACCTGCCGGACATCTGGACCATCATGCCTACTTTGGAAGAGTGGGAGGCCCTGTGCCAGCAGAAGGCTGCAGAGGCAGCTCCCCCGCCCCAGGAGGTGCCAGTG GAAACAGAGCCTACAGAACAGGCAGCTGATGCATCAGAGCAGGCAGCAGACACCTCTAAACAGAATGCAGAGAATCCAGAGGTCACTGCACAGCAGGAAATGGACACCGATCTCCCAGAGGCCCCTCCACCCCCTCTAGAACCTGCTGTCATGGCACGCCCCAGCTGTGTAAATCTGTCCATCCATAGTATTGTGGAGGACCGGAGGCCAAAAGAAAGGATCTCTTTTGAG GTGATGGTGTTGGCTGAGCTGTTTCTGGAGATGCTGCAGAGGGATTTTGGCTATAGGATTTATAAGATGCTGCTGAGCCTTCCTGAAAAGGTCGTGGCCGCACCTGAACCTGAGAAGGAGGAGGCGGCCAAGGAGGAAGAAGCGGTCAAGGAGGAGGCCAAGGAGTCCAAGGATGAGGTACAGAGTGAGGGCACAGCTGCCGAGTCAGATGCCCCGCCG AAGGAAGACGGGCTTTTGCCCAAACCCCCATCTtctgggggagaggaagaagagaaacccCGGGGCGAGGTGTCCGAGGACCTCTGCGAGATGGCCCTGGACCCCGAACTGCTGCTGCTGAGGGACGATGGGGAGGAGGAGTTCG GAGCCAAGCTGGAGGATTCCGAGGTCCGGTCGGTTGCCTCGAATCAGTCAGAGATGGAGTTCTCATCCCTTCAGGACATG CCCAAGGAGCTGGACCCCTCTCCTGTGCTCCCTCTGGACTGTCTTCTTGCTTTTGTCTTCTTTGATGCCAACTGGTGTGGCTACTTGCATCGGCGAGACTTGGAGAGGATCCTGCTTACCCTTGGGCTCCGGCTCAGCGCAGAGCAG GCCAAACAGCTGGTCAGCAGGGTGGTGGCCCAGAACATCTGCCAGTATCGGAGCCTTCAGTACAGCCGCCCGGAGGGCCCGGACGGGGGGCTCCCCGAGGAGGTGCTCTTCGGTGCGTACCGTGCTCTGCGGCCTTCTGGGGACGGCGGAGCAGGCTGCCCTCTCCCGGGACCGTCCCTGAGTCTCTTCGCGGCCCGTCTAGGGAACCTGGATCTGCTACCTCCTCCTGGGAAGAGCGCCAAGCCGGGCGCGGCCCCTGTGGAGCACAAGGGCCTGGTGTCCCACAACGGCAGCCTCATCAACGTGGGGAACCTGCTGCAGCGTGCGGAGCAGCAGGACAGCGGGCGGCTCTACCTGGAGAACAAGATTCACACACTGGAGCTGAAGCTGG AGGAGAGCCATAACCGCTTCTCAGCCACTGAAGTGACGAATAAGACGCTGGCCGCAGAAATGCAGGAGCTGAGAACCCGGCTGGCTGAGGCTGAGGATACGGCCCGGACGGCGGAGCGACAGAAGCACCAGCTTCAGCGGCTGCTACAGGAGTTCCGAAGGCGCCTGACCCCCCTGCAGCTTGAGGTGCAGCGGATGGTTGAAAAG GCAGACAGCTGGGTGGAGAAGGAGGAGCCGGCGCCTAGCAACTGA